The following proteins come from a genomic window of Megalobrama amblycephala isolate DHTTF-2021 linkage group LG1, ASM1881202v1, whole genome shotgun sequence:
- the LOC125262297 gene encoding programmed cell death 1 ligand 1-like: MRGMLVFIFQAVLWPAIPVSALFTVNVQKSAYEAELHSDVKLVCVFSTVKRPSDLTVIWSRVNPKPDVDVYRLEKGKENHNYTSALFIKRAQLIQQQLNENKAVLHLKNLRIKDSGTYRCIVREGDEGDYKQVTLNVTAPYTPIKKSIRKTGQDEVELSCESQGFPSPQVIWSNGQNVNLTEKSNSSAHNTDEDLIKVISSLTVKRDLVNNYTCSFLTKVGIKQKATFSIPGLLTTIKARSY, encoded by the exons CCCTGTTTACAGTGAACGTACAGAAGAGCGCTTACGAGGCAGAGCTACACAGCGACGTGAAACTAGTGTGCGTGTTCTCCACGGTTAAAAGACCTTCAGACCTCACCGTCATATGGAGCCGCGTCAATCCGAAGCCGGACGTGGACGTGTATCGGCTCGAGAAAGGCAAAGAAAACCACAATTACACCAGTGCCCTGTTCATAAAACGGGCGCAGCTCATCCAACAACAACTGAATGAAAACAAAGCGGTATTACACTTGAAAAATCTCCGGATAAAAGATTCGGGAACGTACCGGTGTATCGTGAGAGAGGGAGACGAGGGAGACTACAAGCAAGTCACGCTCAACGTTACAG CTCCTTATACTCCAATAAAGAAAAGCATCAGGAAAACGGGTCAGGATGAAGTGGAGCTCTCCTGTGAGTCTCAGGGATTCCCGTCACCTCAGGTTATCTGGAGCAACGGTCAAAACGTGAACCTCACAGAGAAATCCAACAGCTCTGCGCACAATACAGATGAAGATCTCATCAAAGTCATCAGCAGTCTGACGGTGAAACGAGATCTTGTGAACAACTACACCTGTTCTTTTCTCACAAAGGTTGGAATCAAGCAGAAGGCCACCTTCAGCATCCCAGGTTTGTTAACTACTATTAAGGCCCGCTCATACTag